Proteins encoded within one genomic window of Blastocatellia bacterium:
- the sdhA gene encoding succinate dehydrogenase flavoprotein subunit produces the protein MTTFHRYDAVIVGAGGAGLRAALEVARVTPRVAVVSKLYPIRSHTGTAQGGIGAALGNMEEDHWEWHMFDTVKGSDYLADQDAVEIMCQEAITCVYELEHWGLPFDRTPDGKIAQRRFGGHTRNFGEAPVRRACHAADRTGHMILQTLYQQCIKHEVTFFNEFHVVDLLLEDNVCRGIVALSLADGELHVFHAKAVLFATGGFGRMYKVTSNARSLTGDGVAIALRRGIPLEDMEFFQFHPTGIYKLGILISEAARGEGGILRNRQGERFMERYAPTLLDLAPRDIISRCMYTEIREGRGIDGKDYLHLDLTHLGREVIEKKLPDITDFARTYLGIDPVREPIPVQPTAHYAMGGIPTDVRGRVIRDEQNTPVLGFYAAGECACVSVHGANRLGTNSLVDILVFGKLAGRDMGEYIRGADFAPLPKDADGPAREECERLLTSNGSESIARLREILQREMMDKASVFRTQEGLEAMLTTLKELKDRYRRVRLQDKGKIFNTDLQEALELGYLLDLAEVTVVSALARRESRGAHYREDFPKRNDAEWLKHTLAYRLNGEFELRYKPVVITRFQPVERKY, from the coding sequence ATGACGACGTTTCACCGGTATGATGCTGTGATCGTTGGCGCGGGCGGAGCGGGCTTGCGCGCGGCGCTCGAAGTCGCGCGCGTGACGCCGCGCGTGGCTGTCGTGAGCAAGCTCTATCCCATTCGCTCGCATACGGGGACTGCACAAGGAGGGATCGGCGCCGCCCTCGGCAACATGGAAGAGGATCATTGGGAGTGGCACATGTTCGACACGGTGAAAGGCAGCGATTATTTGGCCGATCAAGATGCCGTCGAGATCATGTGCCAGGAAGCGATCACGTGCGTCTATGAGCTGGAACATTGGGGATTGCCCTTCGATCGCACGCCGGACGGAAAGATCGCGCAGCGGCGCTTCGGCGGTCATACGCGCAATTTCGGGGAAGCCCCTGTGCGGCGAGCGTGTCATGCCGCCGATCGAACGGGCCACATGATCTTGCAGACGCTCTATCAGCAGTGCATCAAGCACGAGGTCACGTTCTTCAATGAATTTCATGTCGTGGACCTGCTGCTGGAGGATAACGTGTGCCGGGGGATCGTCGCCCTCTCGCTCGCCGATGGGGAGTTGCACGTCTTTCACGCCAAGGCCGTGCTCTTCGCTACGGGCGGATTCGGTCGCATGTATAAAGTCACGAGCAACGCTCGTTCCCTCACCGGCGACGGCGTGGCGATCGCCCTGCGGCGGGGCATTCCTCTGGAGGACATGGAGTTCTTCCAATTCCACCCGACGGGAATTTACAAGCTCGGCATTCTCATCTCCGAGGCTGCGCGCGGAGAAGGGGGGATCTTGCGCAACCGACAGGGCGAACGCTTCATGGAGCGATATGCGCCGACGCTATTGGATTTGGCGCCGCGCGACATCATTTCCCGCTGCATGTACACGGAGATTCGCGAGGGGCGCGGCATTGATGGGAAGGATTATTTGCATCTGGATCTGACGCACCTCGGCCGCGAGGTCATCGAGAAGAAGCTGCCCGACATCACGGACTTCGCCCGCACCTATCTCGGAATTGATCCCGTTCGCGAGCCGATCCCGGTGCAGCCGACGGCTCATTATGCAATGGGGGGGATTCCGACGGACGTGCGCGGTCGCGTGATTCGAGATGAGCAAAACACGCCCGTGCTGGGCTTCTATGCCGCCGGCGAATGCGCCTGCGTCTCCGTCCATGGCGCGAATCGGCTCGGCACGAATTCGCTCGTGGATATCCTCGTCTTCGGAAAGCTGGCCGGTCGCGATATGGGCGAATACATTCGCGGGGCGGATTTCGCGCCTCTGCCCAAAGATGCGGACGGACCGGCTCGCGAGGAATGCGAGCGATTGCTCACGAGCAACGGCTCGGAATCAATCGCGCGATTGCGCGAGATCTTGCAACGCGAGATGATGGACAAGGCCTCCGTCTTTCGCACGCAAGAGGGACTGGAGGCCATGCTCACGACCCTGAAGGAGCTGAAAGACCGATACCGGCGCGTGCGTCTGCAGGATAAGGGGAAGATCTTCAACACCGACTTGCAGGAAGCGTTGGAATTGGGATACTTGCTCGATCTGGCCGAAGTGACGGTCGTCAGCGCATTGGCGCGACGCGAGAGTCGCGGTGCGCACTATCGCGAGGACTTCCCCAAGCGCAACGACGCCGAGTGGCTCAAGCACACGCTCGCCTATCGCCTCAACGGCGAATTCGAGCTGCGCTATAAGCCGGTGGTGATCACTCGATTCCAACCCGTCGAGCGGAAATATTGA
- the sdhD gene encoding succinate dehydrogenase, hydrophobic membrane anchor protein — protein sequence MYAGRERPTGGFELFAWFFMRISGIVLVLLVLGHLAIMHVIHTVDEIDFDFVARRWASPFWRTYDLVMLWLALLHGLNGLRTVIDDYVRRRGWRVVALTALALVGFVLLAMGTQIIFTFEATTSRAAAELP from the coding sequence ATGTACGCGGGACGAGAGCGGCCGACGGGCGGATTCGAGTTATTCGCGTGGTTCTTCATGCGTATTTCCGGAATCGTCTTGGTCCTTTTGGTGCTCGGGCATCTGGCCATTATGCATGTGATCCACACAGTAGACGAAATCGACTTCGATTTCGTCGCGAGGCGCTGGGCGAGTCCATTCTGGCGCACGTATGATCTGGTAATGCTGTGGTTGGCGTTGCTGCATGGCCTGAACGGATTGCGGACGGTCATTGACGATTACGTGCGTCGGAGGGGTTGGCGGGTGGTGGCGCTCACGGCGCTCGCGCTCGTCGGCTTCGTTCTCCTAGCCATGGGCACGCAGATCATCTTCACGTTTGAGGCTACGACGAGTCGAGCAGCGGCCGAGCTTCCATAG
- the sdhC gene encoding succinate dehydrogenase, cytochrome b556 subunit: protein MYRGREGMWSWILHRVTGLGILLFLAIHIVDIYLLGWPDLFNKLLFLYRHPVFRVAEVFLVAAVLYHALNGLRILLVDFWVEGTRFHRQIFWAQIVIFLLIWIPASFLMLSPVVFGR from the coding sequence ATGTATCGAGGGCGCGAAGGAATGTGGTCGTGGATCCTGCATCGCGTGACCGGATTGGGCATTCTTTTATTTCTCGCGATCCACATCGTGGACATTTACCTCTTGGGATGGCCGGACCTGTTCAATAAGCTCCTCTTCCTGTACCGCCATCCGGTCTTTCGCGTGGCCGAGGTCTTTTTGGTCGCCGCTGTGCTCTATCATGCGCTCAACGGCCTTCGCATCTTGCTGGTGGATTTCTGGGTGGAGGGGACGCGATTTCATCGCCAGATCTTTTGGGCGCAGATCGTGATCTTCTTGCTCATTTGGATCCCGGCGTCGTTTCTGATGCTCAGCCCGGTCGTCTTCGGACGATGA